One Babylonia areolata isolate BAREFJ2019XMU chromosome 27, ASM4173473v1, whole genome shotgun sequence DNA window includes the following coding sequences:
- the LOC143301373 gene encoding uncharacterized protein LOC143301373 has protein sequence MSVEPNPVVTQPSSSTQSDATTTYTESPITTQPAPAQQSQPPKASDQISYADSDEHARQYYCGLMRCCEACCADGEDKRWYYPWDKGMLRCFPLGCGWCLIGLVFPCCICVPHCRNIICMVQEGAWDGTCFGACICGIPRGSTGRPRSNSEDSD, from the coding sequence ATGTCGGTAGAACCAAACCCAGTCGTCACTCAGCCCAGCAGCAGCACGCAGTCAGATGCCACCACTACCTACACAGAATCACCCATAACCACCCAGCCTGCTCCTGCCCAGCAGTCACAGCCACCAAAAGCCTCTGATCAGATTTCCTACGCAGACAGCGACGAACATGCGCGGCAGTACTACTGCGGGCTCATGCGGTGCTGCGAAGCGTGTTGTGCCGATGGAGAAGACAAACGTTGGTACTATCCCTGGGATAAAGGGATGCTTCGTTGCTTTCCGCTTGGCTGTGGCTGGTGTCTAATTGGTTTGGTGTTCCCATGCTGTATATGCGTCCCACACTGCCGCAACATCATCTGCATGGTGCAGGAGGGGGCGTGGGATGGGACATGCTTTGGGGCTTGCATTTGTGGAATTCCACGGGGAAGCACAGGCCGACCCAGGAGCAACAGCGAAGATTCAGACTGA